A genomic segment from Kyrpidia tusciae DSM 2912 encodes:
- the mntR gene encoding transcriptional regulator MntR, translating to MLTPSMEDYLETIYELMKEKGYARVSDIATILAVQPSSVTKMIQKLDEKNFVTYEKYRGLVLTPEGEQLGRNMKQRHRMLEDFLRLLGVGESTIRKDVEGIEHHISPSTMRSLQSLVLFFQEYPEYQRAFERFRRLQAGTAEDRSTENLKVMDE from the coding sequence ATGCTAACACCCAGCATGGAAGACTATTTGGAAACCATCTATGAACTCATGAAGGAAAAAGGCTACGCCCGGGTATCGGATATTGCGACAATCCTCGCCGTGCAGCCTTCGTCCGTCACAAAGATGATTCAGAAATTGGACGAAAAGAATTTTGTGACGTATGAGAAATATCGCGGTCTGGTCCTGACCCCGGAAGGGGAACAGCTCGGTCGGAATATGAAACAGCGCCACCGGATGTTAGAGGACTTCCTGCGCCTGCTCGGGGTGGGGGAGAGCACGATTCGTAAAGATGTGGAAGGCATTGAACACCACATTAGCCCCAGCACCATGCGTTCCTTGCAGAGCCTCGTCCTGTTCTTTCAGGAGTATCCGGAATATCAACGAGCATTCGAACGCTTTCGCCGGTTACAGGCCGGAACGGCCGAAGATCGCTCCACAGAAAATCTAAAAGTGATGGATGAATGA
- a CDS encoding ComEA family DNA-binding protein has translation MEGIRRVWGRSLARVVQKGWWIVPLVLLAGVWFLWSERSRSHSDAVPVSAAVETELLAGRGPGAPSSRTIAVDVKGAVQTPGVYQLPPGSRVKEALDAAGGALESAELRGINLAAKLEDGAMVVVPVKPSAATEAGNSSLSREGLRGGQAGPAGQTAGTPVGSGPTAPASGGMVHINSGSVEDIDRLPGIGRSKAEAIVQYRLEHGPFSSVDRLEDVPGIGPKLVERIRPQVDLQ, from the coding sequence TTGGAGGGAATCCGCAGGGTTTGGGGCCGAAGCCTGGCAAGGGTGGTGCAAAAGGGTTGGTGGATCGTTCCGCTGGTGCTCCTGGCGGGGGTGTGGTTTCTGTGGAGCGAAAGGAGTCGGTCCCACTCTGATGCCGTGCCGGTTTCGGCCGCCGTTGAAACGGAGCTCCTGGCCGGGCGGGGGCCGGGTGCCCCGAGCTCCCGAACGATCGCCGTGGACGTGAAGGGGGCGGTTCAAACGCCGGGGGTGTACCAATTGCCGCCTGGCTCTCGGGTAAAGGAGGCCCTGGATGCGGCGGGGGGAGCTCTGGAATCCGCGGAACTGAGGGGCATCAATCTCGCGGCCAAACTGGAGGACGGCGCCATGGTGGTGGTGCCCGTCAAGCCGTCTGCGGCCACCGAGGCGGGTAACTCTTCCTTGTCGCGGGAGGGCCTCCGGGGCGGACAAGCGGGGCCAGCCGGCCAAACCGCGGGGACCCCGGTGGGGTCAGGGCCGACAGCCCCGGCGTCGGGCGGGATGGTTCATATCAATTCGGGCAGTGTGGAGGATATCGATCGCCTTCCCGGCATCGGGAGGAGTAAAGCCGAAGCGATTGTGCAGTATCGTTTAGAGCACGGGCCGTTTTCTTCTGTCGATCGCCTGGAGGACGTGCCGGGCATTGGGCCGAAACTGGTGGAGCGAATCCGGCCACAGGTTGATTTGCAGTGA
- a CDS encoding ComEC/Rec2 family competence protein, with product MTPLPTTQLFPLFGVWTAAWAVLGQSASWQWSGMALLVAVLMWGWRMEGLRRRTWVRPEGVGHWMRFYVYRRESVAVGLAVVACFAGGRVSGTEVPPLDGWIGEPVDVEARVVAVLPRIPGADPVVEAELVRLFPSRGSAESCNGVRVRMGMPVPVVEGDWIEARIRLSPPPAPRAPFPHGVADPWERAELFYRAELESPPIVRSTWRSVPGKVRSAFEQVWSGKVNSSSEPLLKAMVLGDTGDLDPALSEAFALTGVAHVVAVSGAHLHVVLWPLRRWLEGRTSARVRFCWLVGTAFCYAVLTGGSPSAMRAAAMVTYAGMGEVLGRRPDPLHAWGVTLAAESLLHPEWVFDLGFQLSYAATWGIFVLTPALRSAMGQRPRRVLELLAVAGAAEIATCPISFSRFYVWNGWTLLANLWVPMAGALLLGVGLLSLLTAPVPVLGDGLIWIADLLAQSIIGGVTAMDGDRRWLFRLGELPLWIWALYGGGVLWALSRWGKGRRTGRFCTVVFCAVVVLSARAVSEQMVVFALDGGSAIFLESQGVRELICRDDRGDLEMVIVPYLRRLGVYKLDRVWLATFEESGGTRSSGSGLEVLKRRLAPERVLPWDRNHSMRVEIGDHPIWVGGWPPQILVPGRFVVDVHPEEPLPGFTGLERRWSTKADSGLLIQSEGRGNVAIRGIRGTISTPSHGFNPAFPLDLPLFRPRFNLNGL from the coding sequence GTGACTCCGCTTCCGACAACCCAGCTGTTTCCACTGTTTGGTGTGTGGACCGCCGCATGGGCAGTCCTGGGGCAGTCAGCCTCTTGGCAGTGGAGCGGGATGGCCTTGTTGGTCGCGGTTCTCATGTGGGGATGGCGGATGGAGGGGCTCCGCCGCCGGACCTGGGTCCGGCCTGAGGGTGTTGGGCACTGGATGCGTTTTTACGTGTATCGCCGCGAAAGTGTGGCCGTCGGTCTGGCGGTGGTCGCGTGTTTCGCAGGAGGCCGGGTGTCCGGCACCGAAGTTCCACCGTTGGATGGGTGGATCGGCGAACCTGTCGATGTGGAAGCGCGGGTCGTTGCAGTTTTGCCCCGGATCCCCGGTGCCGATCCCGTCGTGGAGGCGGAATTGGTGCGACTCTTTCCCAGCAGGGGTTCTGCCGAATCGTGCAATGGGGTGCGGGTGCGAATGGGGATGCCTGTGCCCGTGGTTGAAGGGGACTGGATCGAGGCCCGGATCCGTCTCAGTCCCCCTCCAGCGCCCAGGGCTCCATTTCCTCATGGAGTAGCAGACCCGTGGGAACGGGCGGAACTGTTCTATCGGGCGGAACTGGAGTCACCCCCTATCGTGCGGTCGACTTGGCGCAGTGTGCCTGGGAAGGTTCGCAGTGCTTTCGAACAGGTGTGGTCGGGAAAGGTGAACTCTTCCTCGGAACCACTCCTTAAAGCCATGGTGTTGGGAGACACCGGGGATCTGGATCCGGCGCTCAGTGAGGCCTTTGCTTTGACCGGCGTGGCCCACGTGGTGGCCGTCTCCGGCGCGCACCTGCACGTGGTGCTATGGCCTCTCAGGCGCTGGCTGGAAGGGCGCACATCTGCCCGGGTACGGTTTTGTTGGCTTGTCGGCACAGCTTTTTGCTATGCCGTCCTCACCGGTGGAAGCCCTTCGGCGATGCGGGCGGCGGCCATGGTCACCTATGCGGGGATGGGGGAGGTCCTGGGGCGGCGTCCGGATCCGCTCCATGCCTGGGGGGTCACTCTAGCCGCGGAATCCCTTTTGCACCCAGAGTGGGTCTTTGATCTCGGGTTTCAGCTTTCATACGCGGCCACGTGGGGCATCTTTGTTCTGACGCCCGCCCTGCGCAGCGCTATGGGACAAAGGCCCCGCCGGGTCCTCGAGCTTCTTGCTGTGGCCGGCGCTGCAGAGATCGCCACCTGTCCGATTTCGTTTTCCAGGTTCTATGTCTGGAACGGATGGACGTTGTTGGCGAATCTCTGGGTTCCCATGGCGGGGGCTCTGCTCCTGGGAGTGGGTCTTCTATCGCTTCTCACAGCCCCCGTCCCTGTACTCGGTGATGGACTCATCTGGATTGCCGACCTGTTGGCCCAAAGTATCATCGGAGGTGTCACGGCCATGGACGGCGACCGGCGCTGGCTTTTCCGGCTGGGTGAACTTCCGCTATGGATCTGGGCCCTGTACGGGGGCGGGGTATTGTGGGCATTGAGCCGCTGGGGAAAGGGCCGGCGCACGGGCCGATTTTGTACGGTCGTTTTCTGTGCTGTGGTGGTCCTTTCCGCCCGGGCGGTGTCGGAGCAAATGGTGGTCTTTGCCCTGGACGGCGGTTCGGCAATCTTTCTGGAATCGCAAGGAGTTCGGGAATTAATCTGCAGGGACGACCGAGGGGATCTCGAGATGGTGATTGTCCCGTATCTCCGTCGGTTGGGCGTGTACAAGTTGGACCGGGTGTGGCTGGCTACTTTTGAAGAGTCCGGGGGAACTCGGAGTTCCGGATCGGGGTTAGAGGTTCTCAAACGTCGACTGGCTCCGGAGCGAGTGTTACCCTGGGATAGGAATCACTCGATGCGCGTCGAGATCGGCGACCACCCGATATGGGTGGGCGGCTGGCCGCCCCAGATTCTTGTTCCGGGTCGATTTGTGGTGGATGTTCACCCCGAGGAGCCCTTGCCCGGGTTTACGGGGCTAGAGCGCCGGTGGTCGACAAAGGCCGATTCAGGTCTTCTCATTCAGAGCGAGGGTCGGGGAAACGTGGCCATACGCGGAATCCGAGGGACCATTTCAACGCCTTCCCACGGGTTCAACCCGGCGTTTCCCCTGGATCTGCCGCTCTTCCGGCCGCGTTTTAACCTGAACGGCTTGTAG